One window from the genome of Oncorhynchus gorbuscha isolate QuinsamMale2020 ecotype Even-year linkage group LG14, OgorEven_v1.0, whole genome shotgun sequence encodes:
- the LOC123995554 gene encoding extensin-1-like: MLTYKALNGLGLTYMSDLLPPPISSTPTLLHPYYPATLHSCTPNLLHPYTPAPPISCTPTFLHPYTPAPLPSYSPAPLLSCTLTLLHPYTPAPLLSYTPTLLHPYLPTPLLSCTLTLLHPYYPAPLHPYLPAPLLSCTPTFLHPYSPASLLSCTLTLLHPYTPEPRLSCTPTFLHPYSPAPLHSCTPTFLHPYSPATLLSFNPYTPAPLPSCTPTLLHPYSPAPLHSCTPTLLHPYPPAPLPSCTPTLRHPYTPAPLPSRTPSLLHPDSPAPLHSYTPTFLHPYTPNSPLHSSDPGLLTLPSTRLHSMADRASGSAAPQFQNSLPLHVRTSRSIHIFKSTIKKQLFTQAYLDSLLS, from the coding sequence ATGCTCACCTACAAAGCACTCAATGGACTGGGGCTCACATACATGTCTGACCTCCTGCCCCCCCCAATTTCCAGCACTCCTACACTCCTGCACCCCTACTATCCTGCAACCCTACACTCCTGCACCCCTAATCTCCTGCACCCCTACACTCCCGCCCCCCCAATTTCCTGCACCCCTACTTTCCTGCACCCTTACACTCCTGCACCCCTACCTTCCTACTCTCCTGCACCCCTACTCTCCTGCACCCTTACACTCCTGCACCCTTACACTCCTGCACCACTACTTTCCTACACCCCTACTCTCCTGCATCCCTACCTTCCTACACCCCTACTCTCCTGCACCCTTACACTCCTGCACCCCTACTATCCTGCACCCCTGCACCCCTACCTTCCTGCACCCCTACTCTCCTGCACCCCTACCTTCCTGCACCCCTACTCTCCTGCATCCCTACTCTCCTGCACCCTTACACTCCTGCACCCCTACACTCCTGAACCCCGACTCTCCTGCACCCCTACCTTCCTGCACCCCTACTCTCCTGCACCCTTACACTCCTGCACCCCTACCTTCCTACATCCCTACTCTCCTGCAACCCTACTCTCCTTTAACCCTTACACTCCTGCACCCCTACCTTCCTGCACCCCTACTCTCCTGCACCCCTACTCTCCTGCACCCTTACATTCCTGCACCCCTACACTCCTGCACCCCTACCCTCCTGCACCCCTACCTTCCTGCACACCTACTCTCCGGCACCCCTACACTCCTGCACCCCTACCTTCCCGCACCCCTTCTCTCCTGCACCCCGACTCTCCTGCACCCTTACACTCCTATACTCCTACCTTCCTGCACCCCTACACTCCTAACAGTCCACTGCACTCCTCTGACCCTGGCCTTCTCACCCTCCCTAGCACCAGGCTCCACTCTATGGCAGACCGGGCTTCAGGCAGTGCAGCTCCCCAATTCcagaactctctccctctccatgtcagaACCTCACGATCCATACACATATTCAAGTCCACAATAAAGAAACAACTCTTCACACAGGCTTATCTGGATTCTCTGTTGTCTTAG